Proteins co-encoded in one Ziziphus jujuba cultivar Dongzao chromosome 9, ASM3175591v1 genomic window:
- the LOC125424277 gene encoding receptor-like protein 9DC3: MLEGSLPIPPPSIVNYEVKHNKLSGQVSPAFCTLSSIKYIDFGHNNLSGMLPDCLVNASDSLLVLNLVHNSFGGTILEICTDGSQLRMIDLSCNKFKGCLPRSLSSCLMLWTLNLRKNQLEDEFLSWLGTLPDLSMLMLRSNNLHRNIEKPISNSVFFFEICVINLSYNVFIVKFPSEYFQKWNSMKSFNATNSSYMKTVSNFITRTSANSDFSWTQYYPMSIKITVKGVDRVFHQIQDVFVVIDFSSNMLEGEIPDSIANLQGIRVLNLSNNILSGSIPSTLGNITMLESLDLSQNRFHGQILPQLKQLTFLAIFNVAHNNLTGPIPQGNQFATFETSSYDGNLGLCGYPLATKCWNS, encoded by the coding sequence ATGCTGGAAGGATCACTCCCGATTCCACCACCATCCATTGTGAACTATGAGGTTAAACACAACAAACTGAGCGGACAAGTTTCACCAGCATTCTGCACTTTAAGTTCcattaaatatattgattttgggCATAACAATTTGAGTGGCATGCTTCCAGACTGCTTGGTAAATGCCAGCGACTCACTTTTAGTTCTAAATTTAGTACATAACTCTTTTGGTGGTACCATTCTTGAAATCTGCACAGATGGAAGCCAGCTGAGGATGATTGATCTAAGCTGTAACAAGTTCAAAGGGTGCTTACCACGATCATTGAGTAGCTGTTTGATGCTATGGACTTTGAATCTCAGGAAAAATCAATTAGAAGATGAGTTCCTTTCCTGGTTAGGGACACTTCCTGATCTAAGTATGCTCATGCTGAGATCTAATAACCTCCATCGAAACATAGAGAAACCTATTTCCAATTCTGTgttcttttttgaaatttgtgTTATTAATCTATCCTATAATGTTTTTATAGTTAAGTTTCCATCTGAATACTTCCAAAAATGGAACTCCATGAAATCTTTTAATGCTACCAATTCATCTTATATGAAAACAGTCTCAAATTTCATTACCAGGACCTCGGCTAACAGCGATTTTTCTTGGACCCAATATTATCCAATGTCAATCAAAATAACAGTCAAAGGTGTGGATAGGGTTTTTCATCAGATCCAAGATGTTTTTGTAGTGATTGATTTCTCAAGCAACATGCTCGAAGGAGAGATTCCAGATTCCATTGCGAACTTACAAGGGATCCGAGTTCTTAACCTCTCCAACAACATTCTAAGTGGCAGCATACCATCAACCTTGGGGAACATAACGATGCTTGAGTCGCTTGATCTTTCTCAAAACAGGTTCCATGGACAGATCCTTCCTCAACTGAAGCAGCTCACTTTTCTTGCCATTTTCAATGTAGCTCATAACAATCTTACAGGACCTATACCACAGGGAAACCAGTTTGCCACATTTGAAACAAGTTCATACGATGGGAACTTGGGGTTATGTGGTTATCCATTGGCAACAAAGTGTTGGAATTCTTAG
- the LOC132799442 gene encoding uncharacterized protein LOC132799442, translated as MVQEGWSLAELFQVRCIVAAPYVVPCSAPSSFERQFKKELPLLYKYLQESPSKKVYWKDVIHWMWPLFTEYWRNEETILENLKKLYKLLLIKVVGRRGLDDPICCLRLQMGLV; from the exons ATGGTCCAGGAAGGCTGGAGTCTTGCAGAACTCTTTCAAGTCCGTTGCATCGTTGCTGCACCTTATGTCGTTCCATGCAG TGCACCTTCATCATTTGAGCGTCAGTTTAAAAAGGAACTTCCACTTTTGTATAAATATCTACAAGAATCTCCTTCGAAGAAG GTTTATTGGAAAGATGTGATTCACTGGATGTGGCCACTTTTCACCGAGTATTGGAGAAATGAAGAAACTATTTTGGAGAACTTGAAGAAATTGTATAAGTTATTGCTGATAAAGG TGGTGGGCAGAAGAGGGCTAGATGACCCAATTTGCTGCTTGCGGCTGCAAATGGGATTGGTTTAG